In Polaribacter sp. Hel_I_88, the following proteins share a genomic window:
- a CDS encoding caspase family protein — protein sequence MKKIILLFFFLNCFYSFSNDIGFLQKEVAFTIYDSKQNISISSYWENFNGNKRLFFDIYKYTIDKNPDENNVEFIERIKVLDNKSKDYSGEVLKPVKGILLNNLLYFSTQYNGMYTFDLETKKMNLFFKTSNKAITRESAEEHLIIDFEIHDNTLIIANEKGLELYDLKTKKAIRKIAITKKIAALDKAENLNFLMIKYDNNYEVLGLPNFDKIKEINDVSYATVLENGKLIYVSASSQIITNFNLSTKKIVWTKTLVNNLENFKTQPKIIKSYTDKYIAIEYVLLEKQDNTWENSERKISVFNLINGKLIEEIKIENSRNLSFSHHKKNVLLQSNKSNYVITGKIELLANGKYYALPVAHIISVGNNQIYNYTCKSCEKEVTNFGNRVSKDYRVITEEEFLDSIFKYEKYNYKKQKVRDVKKHLLIGENASLKNVRLAFKKVIEEAKSNDFFIFHFSGFSNELLENKNTETFLLTYQENYENQTELKKRWDTELSTLKPIHINFENYKIDYWKKISKNSLTVKELGSLMNQIPVNNQLVVSESGNGEKFAQNLIYHLFENNPLLAKNNTRNRLILTTKDVGYDGYADIKTGPLNYLINKKGNLLEIFDNPDLYNFELLNTSKKSNREWFSNYYKIHQEKDYTNFLISKYNTTTKSRGTITVSNKKEEKKKDNIIKSFALLVANDTFDATKDWSSLKNPINDVNTVTKILKDKYNTETVLLHNKSKNEILKAINNMKAKMDENDQFLFFIAGHGYYSEEMSDGMVVCKESNELEEDYDKSSYLKMADLHRLLNTMPAKNVFAVFDVCFGATFDLFAKDIEVNNYNKLQLDIELEDFIKRKNSETSRIFMASGRYEVPDYWNDSDEHSPFASKLIKAFSEEKDFISPGKIFSYMHGNATEPLLKKFGNHKPRGDYLLKVVEK from the coding sequence ATGAAAAAAATAATACTCTTATTCTTCTTTCTAAATTGTTTTTATAGTTTCTCTAATGATATTGGTTTTTTACAAAAAGAAGTAGCTTTTACTATTTATGATTCAAAACAGAATATTTCCATTTCTTCTTACTGGGAAAATTTTAATGGCAATAAAAGATTGTTTTTTGATATATATAAATATACCATAGATAAAAATCCTGATGAAAATAATGTTGAATTTATAGAACGAATAAAAGTTTTAGATAATAAATCTAAAGATTATAGTGGTGAAGTTTTAAAGCCCGTAAAAGGTATTTTATTAAACAATCTACTTTATTTTTCTACCCAATATAATGGTATGTACACTTTTGATTTGGAAACAAAAAAAATGAATTTGTTTTTCAAAACTAGCAACAAAGCCATTACTCGTGAATCAGCTGAAGAGCATTTAATTATTGATTTTGAAATACATGACAATACTTTAATAATTGCAAATGAAAAAGGGTTAGAACTCTATGATTTAAAAACTAAAAAAGCAATCCGAAAAATAGCTATAACAAAAAAAATAGCAGCATTAGATAAAGCAGAAAATCTAAACTTTTTAATGATTAAATATGATAATAATTATGAGGTTTTAGGGTTGCCTAATTTTGATAAAATAAAAGAGATTAATGATGTTAGTTACGCCACAGTTTTAGAAAATGGAAAGTTAATCTACGTTAGTGCTTCATCACAAATTATAACAAATTTTAATTTATCTACTAAAAAAATAGTTTGGACAAAAACCCTGGTTAACAATTTAGAAAATTTTAAAACACAACCTAAAATCATAAAATCTTATACTGATAAGTATATAGCAATTGAATATGTTTTATTAGAGAAGCAAGATAATACTTGGGAAAATTCAGAAAGAAAAATTTCTGTATTTAACCTAATTAACGGAAAGTTAATAGAAGAAATTAAAATAGAAAACTCGAGAAATTTAAGCTTTTCTCATCATAAAAAGAATGTATTACTACAGAGTAATAAATCTAATTACGTTATAACTGGTAAAATTGAATTATTAGCTAATGGTAAATACTATGCTTTACCAGTTGCACATATTATTTCTGTTGGCAACAACCAAATATATAATTATACCTGTAAATCTTGCGAAAAAGAAGTTACCAATTTTGGAAATAGAGTTTCAAAAGATTATAGAGTTATTACTGAAGAAGAGTTTTTAGATTCAATATTTAAATATGAAAAATATAATTATAAGAAACAAAAAGTAAGAGATGTGAAAAAACATCTTTTAATCGGCGAAAATGCCTCTTTAAAAAACGTTAGATTAGCTTTTAAAAAAGTAATTGAAGAGGCTAAATCAAACGACTTTTTCATTTTCCATTTTTCTGGATTTAGTAATGAACTATTGGAAAATAAAAATACAGAAACATTTCTTCTAACATATCAAGAGAATTATGAAAATCAAACAGAATTAAAAAAGAGATGGGATACAGAATTAAGTACATTAAAACCAATTCATATTAATTTTGAAAATTACAAAATAGATTATTGGAAAAAAATATCAAAGAATTCACTTACTGTTAAGGAATTAGGCAGTTTAATGAATCAAATTCCTGTTAACAACCAATTAGTTGTCAGTGAATCTGGTAATGGTGAAAAGTTTGCTCAAAATTTAATTTATCACCTTTTTGAGAATAATCCACTATTAGCAAAAAACAATACTAGAAATAGATTAATTCTAACAACTAAAGATGTAGGATATGATGGTTATGCTGATATTAAAACGGGTCCGTTAAATTATTTAATCAATAAAAAAGGAAATCTTTTAGAGATTTTTGATAATCCAGACCTTTATAATTTTGAATTATTAAACACAAGCAAAAAAAGCAACAGAGAGTGGTTTTCAAATTACTATAAAATACATCAAGAAAAAGACTACACCAACTTCCTAATTTCTAAATACAACACCACAACTAAATCTAGAGGAACAATTACTGTTTCTAACAAAAAAGAAGAAAAAAAGAAAGACAATATTATTAAGAGCTTTGCTTTATTGGTGGCAAATGACACTTTTGATGCAACAAAAGATTGGTCTTCTTTAAAAAACCCTATCAATGATGTAAATACTGTTACTAAAATTTTGAAAGATAAATACAATACAGAAACAGTTTTATTACATAACAAATCTAAAAACGAAATTTTAAAAGCAATTAATAACATGAAAGCAAAAATGGATGAGAATGACCAGTTTTTGTTTTTTATTGCAGGTCATGGATATTACAGTGAAGAAATGTCTGATGGTATGGTTGTTTGTAAAGAAAGTAACGAGTTGGAAGAAGATTATGATAAAAGCTCGTATTTAAAAATGGCAGATTTACATCGCCTTTTAAATACAATGCCAGCAAAAAACGTTTTTGCAGTTTTTGATGTTTGTTTTGGCGCAACTTTTGATTTATTTGCAAAAGATATTGAAGTTAACAATTATAATAAATTACAATTAGATATAGAATTAGAAGATTTTATTAAAAGAAAAAATAGTGAAACTTCAAGAATTTTTATGGCTTCAGGTAGATATGAAGTGCCAGATTATTGGAATGATTCTGACGAACATTCTCCTTTTGCAAGTAAATTAATTAAGGCATTTTCTGAAGAAAAAGATTTTATTTCGCCAGGTAAAATTTTCTCTTATATGCATGGTAATGCAACAGAACCATTGCTTAAAAAGTTTGGTAACCACAAACCACGTGGAGATTATTTATTGAAAGTTGTAGAAAAATAA
- a CDS encoding tetratricopeptide repeat protein, which produces MKKLILLISFLTILPIFSQENGARGTITDENKKDTIKGTKRALIIGISDYSSSDLTLKYADDDATLFKNYLTKIEKVDEKNITFLINENATSFNILNGLQDLITSTQKNDIVYLFFAGHGDVVDKDNVAEKLGFLLAYDVNQNREFYGTQGVIPFKDISTTVNTIASKDAKITLVLDACRSGYLSADGAQNNLKTFNEYLQNSTKLLSCNPNELSYEGDNLKLSDDNTGHGYFTYYLVLGLMGAADNLVQDNKLQYFELQGFLDTNVNLATNNKQTPIVKSKTSTGIFKEVLSLDKKEALEQVQNPTGIKNILASRSNSNINEKGLELNSDLIKKFNKALENKDYYGNSLSAFEIIEEAINEKKIGVEIINLMKNKLVMALSTKAQLLINDYIGNVENLPNGNVFKQNAKHLEICLELLEKDNFSYNRILTSKLFLEAYAIIKNKQFNQYPLAKNKLNEALKLEKKAAYIYNALGIVLNYEEEYGKSEENYRKANVLIPTWTFPINNIGTNFLEKADYKNASIYYKKVLDIKPNNRNSYNNLGAVSENLGRYQEAENYFYKVKEFGDEYLSITLRNLGKLYKKKGNIKGAEGYFLQAIQKDSTDVEALFDYTDLLIDESIDAQKALGLLKKAIQLEPFLAKGYANYATFLRRFPKNNTDLIKADSLFKIAIKNNPFYTWSYASRGWLFHKQKEDDKALNSFKEGIKINPKKASAYYYLANFYENGLQDKVLAKELFEKSLQIDSFYMPAYKGLVSLLNSENDQETSIKMLQKVINRNSQAPDLYALLGDTFYSIKEYETAIKNYQKAIEVDSTYAKGYTNLAYSKLITKEHADASTYFKLSAKYNPYKNKVADFSKLFLLQARREIRANNVEEATNILEQAYTLDTNIETVFALTELYYFTNEINKKKTLIEELKNFETGKSWQIKKYELLSKIYIDLNDAKNARFYFDEMQKINPIANVILEALVLTINNKNKAAKEKLKTVNPLLLRDKYLQRKFNSKSISIIKKLQE; this is translated from the coding sequence ATGAAAAAACTCATCCTTTTAATTTCATTTTTAACGATTCTTCCCATTTTTTCTCAAGAAAATGGCGCAAGAGGAACGATAACTGATGAAAATAAAAAAGACACCATAAAAGGCACAAAAAGAGCTTTGATTATTGGTATTTCTGATTATAGTTCCTCTGATTTAACTTTAAAATATGCAGATGATGATGCTACACTTTTCAAAAATTATTTAACCAAAATAGAAAAGGTTGATGAAAAAAATATTACATTTTTAATAAATGAAAACGCTACATCTTTCAACATTTTAAATGGATTACAAGATTTAATAACATCAACACAAAAAAATGATATTGTTTATTTGTTTTTTGCAGGTCATGGAGATGTTGTAGACAAAGACAATGTAGCTGAAAAGTTGGGTTTTTTATTGGCTTATGATGTAAATCAAAACAGAGAATTTTATGGCACTCAAGGTGTAATTCCTTTTAAAGATATTAGTACAACTGTAAATACAATTGCGAGTAAAGATGCAAAAATAACCTTAGTTTTAGATGCTTGTAGATCTGGTTATTTATCTGCAGATGGTGCTCAAAACAACTTAAAAACCTTCAATGAATATTTACAAAATTCCACGAAACTGTTAAGTTGTAATCCTAATGAATTATCTTATGAAGGGGATAATTTAAAATTGAGCGATGATAATACTGGTCATGGTTATTTTACCTATTATTTAGTGCTAGGATTAATGGGTGCAGCAGATAATTTAGTACAAGACAACAAATTGCAATATTTTGAGCTACAAGGGTTTTTAGATACCAATGTAAATTTAGCCACCAATAACAAACAAACGCCTATTGTTAAATCTAAAACATCTACAGGTATTTTTAAAGAAGTACTTTCTTTAGATAAAAAAGAAGCTTTAGAACAGGTTCAAAACCCTACAGGAATTAAAAACATATTGGCTTCTAGAAGTAATTCAAATATAAACGAAAAAGGTTTGGAATTAAATTCTGATCTTATCAAAAAGTTTAATAAAGCGTTAGAAAACAAAGATTATTATGGCAATTCTTTAAGTGCTTTTGAAATTATAGAAGAAGCAATCAATGAGAAAAAAATAGGGGTTGAAATTATCAATTTAATGAAAAATAAATTGGTGATGGCACTTTCTACCAAAGCACAACTTTTAATAAACGATTATATTGGTAATGTAGAAAATTTACCAAATGGAAATGTTTTTAAACAAAATGCAAAACACCTAGAAATTTGTTTAGAACTTCTTGAAAAAGACAATTTTAGCTATAACCGAATTTTAACAAGTAAGTTGTTTTTAGAAGCGTATGCAATTATTAAAAATAAACAGTTTAACCAATATCCTTTGGCAAAAAACAAGCTAAATGAAGCCTTAAAGTTAGAGAAAAAAGCAGCTTACATTTATAATGCTTTGGGTATTGTTTTAAATTATGAAGAAGAGTATGGAAAATCCGAAGAAAACTACAGAAAAGCAAATGTGTTAATCCCAACTTGGACTTTTCCTATTAATAATATTGGGACCAATTTTTTAGAAAAAGCTGATTATAAGAATGCTTCAATATATTATAAAAAAGTTTTAGACATCAAACCAAATAACAGAAATAGTTATAATAATTTAGGTGCTGTTAGTGAAAATTTGGGCAGATATCAAGAGGCTGAAAACTACTTTTATAAAGTAAAAGAGTTTGGAGACGAATATTTATCAATCACATTAAGAAATTTAGGAAAATTATATAAAAAGAAAGGAAATATTAAAGGAGCTGAAGGTTATTTTTTACAAGCAATTCAAAAAGATTCTACAGATGTTGAAGCGTTATTTGATTATACAGATTTATTAATTGATGAAAGTATAGATGCACAAAAAGCTTTAGGCTTGCTGAAAAAAGCAATTCAATTAGAGCCCTTTTTAGCCAAAGGTTATGCAAACTATGCTACTTTTTTAAGACGATTTCCAAAAAATAATACTGATTTAATAAAAGCAGACAGTCTTTTTAAAATTGCTATAAAAAACAATCCATTTTATACATGGTCTTATGCAAGTAGAGGCTGGTTGTTTCATAAACAAAAAGAAGATGATAAAGCATTAAATTCTTTTAAAGAAGGCATAAAAATAAATCCTAAAAAAGCAAGTGCTTATTATTACTTAGCCAATTTTTATGAAAATGGTTTGCAAGATAAAGTACTCGCAAAAGAGCTATTTGAAAAATCTTTACAAATAGATTCTTTTTATATGCCAGCTTACAAAGGTTTAGTTAGTTTGTTAAATTCTGAAAATGACCAAGAAACCTCTATAAAAATGTTGCAAAAAGTAATCAATAGAAATAGCCAAGCACCAGATTTATATGCACTTTTGGGTGATACTTTTTATAGCATAAAAGAATATGAAACAGCTATTAAAAATTATCAAAAAGCTATTGAAGTAGATAGTACGTATGCAAAAGGGTACACAAATTTAGCCTACAGTAAATTAATTACAAAAGAACATGCAGACGCCTCAACATACTTTAAGTTATCTGCAAAGTACAATCCGTATAAAAATAAAGTAGCAGACTTTTCAAAACTGTTTTTATTGCAAGCCAGAAGAGAGATCAGAGCAAATAATGTTGAAGAAGCTACAAACATTTTAGAACAAGCCTATACATTAGACACCAATATAGAAACTGTTTTTGCACTTACAGAGTTGTATTATTTTACCAATGAAATCAACAAAAAGAAGACTTTAATTGAAGAATTAAAGAACTTTGAAACTGGTAAAAGTTGGCAAATAAAAAAATATGAGTTGCTTTCTAAAATTTATATCGATTTAAATGATGCAAAAAATGCCCGATTTTATTTTGATGAAATGCAGAAAATTAACCCCATAGCCAATGTTATTTTAGAAGCTTTAGTTTTAACTATAAATAATAAAAACAAAGCAGCAAAAGAAAAATTAAAAACCGTTAATCCTTTATTGTTAAGAGATAAATATTTACAAAGAAAATTCAATAGTAAATCAATTAGCATAATTAAAAAATTACAGGAATGA
- a CDS encoding DUF6531 domain-containing protein, producing the protein MKNKIIINLLIFTFLSFNINAGVNLKNGNFYISYADVLLKKYKSAFKKITRTYNSKSTEIGLFGYGWGTKFETSITVYPDGTLLVKEYGSGGKTIYSSNFISSDLTQLMIDDLIEVMQEEEDLELNPTSITNQIKKLKTNIEYRLKTWDKYVEKGLLENATDFPLGSEWESFTRGNQKITLTQKGFVRNQKNKNEKEIFNLDGKLIRYDLGNGEFTTLEYRNKILSKMVTADGTILNFESNEDGFVTKIYFNNEKKNRYAAFKYKDNSLIFSEDISGNQYAFNYDEANNLTKILYNPVRLPGIKEDAMLITYHPKTSFVKSITDREGETISYEYTNFFKDDGTKDDNHYATKVIKKGYDGNLVTNTYEYFIGTKQNGGTFSQKIITTINGIKTATEYDEICGLPIKIERGKHITNFKYNNRCLLLEKTSTSGDFVSLKYHPTSEKLTYVKNNVAIYEFTYDENLNLTYAIKNSDKWVKLVYNDNNKILSMIDGNNETQKTNELTFEYNKIGKPIKIKMKDAGSINVTYDDAGEIERVSSDDGHKMALKVTQAFQNLLALLKPSGVNLGI; encoded by the coding sequence ATGAAAAACAAAATAATCATCAACCTACTTATTTTTACCTTTTTAAGCTTCAATATAAATGCAGGTGTAAATCTTAAAAATGGCAACTTTTATATATCTTATGCAGATGTTTTGTTAAAGAAATACAAATCTGCATTCAAAAAAATTACAAGAACTTACAATTCTAAATCTACAGAAATTGGTTTGTTTGGCTATGGTTGGGGCACAAAATTTGAAACTTCAATTACGGTTTATCCTGATGGAACTTTGCTTGTAAAAGAATATGGTTCAGGAGGTAAAACCATTTATTCTTCTAACTTTATTTCTAGTGATTTAACACAGTTAATGATTGATGATTTGATTGAGGTAATGCAAGAAGAGGAAGATTTAGAGCTAAATCCCACAAGTATTACCAATCAAATAAAAAAATTAAAAACTAATATAGAATATCGTTTAAAAACTTGGGACAAATATGTTGAAAAAGGATTGTTAGAAAACGCAACAGATTTTCCTTTAGGTTCTGAATGGGAAAGTTTTACTAGAGGAAATCAGAAAATAACATTAACCCAAAAAGGTTTTGTTAGAAATCAAAAAAACAAAAATGAAAAAGAGATTTTTAATTTAGATGGCAAATTAATTCGTTACGATTTAGGAAATGGAGAGTTTACTACTTTAGAATACAGAAATAAAATACTTTCTAAAATGGTTACTGCTGATGGAACCATCCTAAATTTTGAATCAAATGAGGATGGATTTGTGACAAAAATATATTTTAATAATGAAAAAAAGAATAGATATGCAGCATTCAAGTACAAAGATAATAGCTTAATTTTTAGTGAAGACATCTCTGGGAATCAATATGCATTTAATTATGATGAAGCCAATAACCTTACTAAAATTCTATATAATCCTGTTAGACTTCCAGGAATAAAAGAAGATGCTATGCTAATTACTTATCACCCAAAAACCTCTTTTGTAAAAAGTATAACAGATAGAGAAGGTGAAACGATTTCTTATGAATATACTAACTTTTTTAAAGATGATGGTACTAAAGATGATAATCATTATGCAACAAAAGTGATTAAGAAAGGATATGATGGAAATTTAGTAACCAATACTTACGAGTATTTTATTGGTACAAAACAAAATGGAGGAACTTTTTCGCAAAAAATTATTACAACTATTAATGGTATAAAAACAGCTACAGAATACGATGAAATTTGTGGTCTACCAATTAAAATAGAAAGAGGAAAACACATTACCAATTTTAAATACAATAACAGGTGTTTACTTTTAGAAAAAACCTCTACCAGTGGAGATTTTGTTTCTTTAAAATATCATCCTACATCAGAAAAATTAACATACGTTAAAAATAATGTTGCCATTTATGAATTTACCTATGATGAAAATTTAAATTTAACGTATGCTATAAAAAACAGTGATAAGTGGGTAAAATTAGTATATAATGATAATAATAAAATTTTATCGATGATCGATGGAAATAATGAAACCCAAAAAACCAACGAACTAACTTTTGAGTACAACAAAATAGGCAAGCCTATAAAAATAAAAATGAAAGATGCTGGATCTATAAATGTTACTTATGATGATGCAGGAGAAATAGAAAGAGTATCTAGTGATGATGGTCATAAAATGGCATTAAAAGTAACACAAGCTTTTCAAAACTTATTGGCTTTATTAAAACCATCTGGTGTTAATTTAGGGATTTAA